The region TTGAATTTGCAAAGCTTTACGGCTTGAATATTATCCCTGTTATCAAGCCTGCTGATGGCACCGAACTTGATATCAGCAAAGAAGCCTTTACCGAGCAAGGTGTATTGTTTAACTCCGAGCAGTTTGATGGTTTAGAGTTTCAAGCGGCCTTCGATGCCATCGCCGATACCTTAATCGAGAAAAAGCTTGGGCAACGCACCGTAAATTACCGCCTGCGTGACTGGGGCGTGAGCCGCCAGCGCTACTGGGGCGCGCCTATCCCGATGTTGACGCTGGAAGACGGCTCAGTAGTGGCCGTGCCAGAGGCAGACTTGCCAGTGATACTGCCAGAAGACGTGGTAATGGACGGCATTCAAAGCCCAATCAAGGCGGATCCTGAGTGGGCGAAAACCACCTATAACGGTCAGCCTGCGCTGCGCGAAACTGATACCTTCGACACCTTTATGGAGTCCTCTTGGTATTACGCGCGCTATTGCAGCCCAGATTACGATAAAGGCATGTTGGATCCAGAAAAAGCCAACTACTGGCTGCCAGTAGATCAATATATCGGCGGTATCGAACACGCCTGTATGCACCTGTTGTACGCCCGCTTCTTCCATAAATTGCTGCGCGACACGGGCCTAGTGACTTCTGACGAGCCGTTCAAGCGTTTATTGTGCCAAGGCATGGTACTGGCGGATGCCTTCTACCACACCGATGAAAAAGGCGCGCGTACTTGGGTTAGCCCACTGGACGTAAACATTGAACGCGATGAAAAAGGCCGCATTCAAAAGGCGCAGGACGCCAGCGGCCATGAATTAGTACACACCGGCATGACCAAGATGTCTAAGTCAAAGAACAACGGTATCGACCCGCAGACCATGATCGATAAATACGGCGCCGATACCGTGCGTTTATTTATGATGTTTGCCGCCCCTGCCGACATGACGCTGGAATGGTCAGACTCAGGTGTAGAAGGCGCCCAGCGCTTTATTAAACGTCTGTGGCGTTTAGTGTTTGAACATCAAGCACTGGGGTCAGTGGCTGAACTTGATATCGCCAGCTTAAGCGGTGAGCAAAAAGCGCTGCGCCGTGACGTGCACAAGACCATTGCCAAAGTGAGCGATGATATCGGTCGTCGTCAGACCTTTAACACCGCTATTGCCGCTGTGATGGAGCTGATGAACAAGCTGACTAAGATTGACAACACAGATGCACAAAACCGTGCTCTTTTACAAGAAGCACTGGTCGCCATTACCGTGATGTTGCACCCTATTATCCCGCACACTTGTTTTGAGTTGTGGCAGGCACTGGGCCAGCAAGATATCGACCATGCACCTTGGCCTGTGGTTGATGCCCAAGCGTTAGTGGAAGACGAAAAGTTGGTCGTGGTACAGGTGAACGGCAAGGTGCGCGGTAAAATTACCGTGGCCGCCGATGCGGACCAAGAAGCGGTGAGTGCCATTGCTCAAGCGGATGAAAACGTGTCCCGTCACTTAACGGATAAAACCGTGCGCAAGGTGATTTACATCCCCGGCAAGCTGCTGAATATCGTAGCTAACTGATTAACGAACAGCGGCACGCTTTAAGCTATACGCTGTAAGACAAACCGAGCGCCCATGTATATTAAGGTGCTCGGTTTAGTTTTAGCTTGGTGCTCGGCGCATGGCGCTTGGTGCTTTCTTTGAGGAATCTTCATGTTCACATCGATTAAAGCCACGGCCTTAGTATTACTGACCTTGTTGTTAGTCGGTTGTGGCTTTCAGCTAAGAGGCGGCGAGAACTTAGCACCTGAGTTACGCCAACTCGCCTTAGTGGGCGACGACAAGAGCCAGTTCTATCGGTTAGTGGCGGCACGCTTACAGCGCGCCGGTGCCGTGCTGGTGTCACCGGGTTCTGGCGCGCCTATCTTGAGCATTACTGGGGTGGGCTTAAGCAATACCGTCGCCTCGGTTAACAGCCAAGTCGCGGCATTGGAATACGCGAGCCGTTTTGGCACCCGTTTTACGCTGGATATGCCGGACGAGTCGCGCCAAGTGTTTAACGTCACCTTTAACCGCAGTTTTCTTGATAAGTCAGCCCAAGCGCTGGCCTCAAGCCGAGAGCAAAAGCAATTGCACGAACAAATGGAGCGGGAAGCGGCCGAGCAAATTGTCCGCCAGCTGAACCGTTTGTCGTTCTAATGCGTTTGTATCCAGAAAAACTGGCACAACATCTTAAAGCAGGGCTAGCGCCCTGCTATTTTATTTATGGCGACGAGCCGCTGCTTAAACAAGAAGCACTGGATTTGTTGCGCCATACCGCACGCGGCCAAGGCTTTGACGAGCGACTGCGCTTTGATGCAGACCAAGGGCTGGATTGGGACGAGATTTTTGCTGCCAGTCAGTCATTAAGCTTATTTAGCCAACGCCAAATTATTGAACTGCAGCTGCCTGAGAAGTTAGATAAAACCGCTTCCGAGCGGCTGCGCGAATTGCTTAAACAATGTCATCCAGATTTATTGCTGCTGATAACCGGCCCCAAGCTCAATCAGCAACAGCAAAAAGGCGCTTGGTTTACCGCCCTCAGTAGTGCGGGCCCAGTGATCCCTGTGGCAACACCCGAAGGCCCGCACTTTGCGCGCTGGTTAAGCCAACGCTTGCAACAAAACCGCCTACAGGTCGAAGCAGAAGGCGTGCGTTGGTTAGCCTTTGCCTTTGAGGGCAACTTGCTAGCGCTCAGTGGTGAGATAGAAAAGCTGGTATTACAAAACCTACCGCAGCCGCTCACCTTGGCGCTGCTACAACAGCAAGTGCAGCCCCATCATCAATTTAATCCGTTTCAGCTGTTTGACCCGCTGCTCGAGGGCAAGGTAAAACGGGGCTGTCGAATTTTATTGCAGCTGCGTGCCGAGGGTATAGATGCAGGCATGCTGTGTCATTTATTGGCCCGAGAGCTCAACGCGCTATTGCAGATGCAATTAGGCTTAAGCGCCGGCCAGTCGTTTTCACAACTCGCCTCAGAGCTGCGTATTTGGTCAAGTCGCCAAAACTTGGTGCAAAGCGCGCTCAATCGTTTGCCGCTGGCTAAACTGCAGCAACTGCAAAGCATGCTGGCCGCCGCAGACGTAGCCGTAGCCAGCTTTGATGACGACGAAGCCTGGCGCTGGCTATACAGCATCTGCATCGGCTTTCTCGATGAAAAAATGATGGGGATTTGCCCGTAGCCACAAGCTAAGAGACAAACCAACATCAAAACTAGACATATATTTGCCACGGAATCCACGGAAGAACACGGACGTAGAGCAAGCCCCAGAGCGACAAGTAAAAAGCCTATTTATTATAAGATCTGATCCCTAGAAATCATTTTTCGCTTTTATCTTTATTGTTCCGTGGGTTCCGTGGATTCCGTGGCAAAAAATCTTTGGCTCTTTGGATCTTTGTCGTCCTCTTCACGCTTAACATAGGGTTCTTGCAATGAATAACGCCATTGGTTTATTGGGTGGTACCTTTGATCCGATTCATGTGGGTCATTTACGCCCGGCTATCGCCCTGCTTGAGCGGCTAAATTTGAGTGAAGTGCGCTTAATTCCCAATTATATTCCGCCCCATAAGGCCACGCCGGACAGCTCACCTGAGCATCGCTTAGCCATGGTGCAGTTGGCGGCCGGCCAAACAACTGGGCTGGTGGTGGATGAGCGCGAGCTTAAGCGCAATCGCCCTTCTTATACGCTGGATACCCTTAAAGAGCTGCGCGCCGAGCTGCCAGATACGCCGCTGTGCTTTTTAATGGGCATGGATTCATTATGTCAGCTAGATCAATGGCATGGCTGGCAGCAGTTGCTTGACTATGCGCACTTGGTGGTCAGCCACAGACCCGGCTGGCAACCTGATTTCAATGCCAATATTAGTGCCGTGGTAAAAGCTCACGCCACCTCAGATCCTGAGCAACTGAGCCGCCAATTAAGCGGCTGTATTTACCTGTTTGATAATCCACAATTGGACATTTCTTCGACACTCATTCGCAATTGTGTAAAAGAGGGGAACAATCCGCAATATTTGTTGCCAGAACCCGTGCTCAACTACATTCGAGACAAGGGACTCTATCAATTGCCCGTGTTATAATCCGCCGTCATAATTTCATTGAGGAGCGCACCCCTTGCAAGGTAAAGAACTGTACGATTTTATTGTTGATAAGCTCGACGATAGCAAAGCCCTAGACATCCAAGTATTAGACGTCGTTGGCAAGTCCACCATTACCGACTGCATGATCGTATGCTCGGGTACCTCTAGCCGCCATGTGAACGCCATTGCTGAGCGTATCGTCATGGATGCCAAGCAAGCCAATCTCACTTTTTTGAGCATGCAAGGCAAAGACACTGGCGAATGGGTATTGGTCGACTTAGGTGATGTGATCATTCACGTCATGCAAGACGAAACCCGTAATTTATATGAGCTCGAAAAACTGTGGGGCGGTCCAACAGTAGGAGCGTCCGCCTAATGAAAATACAACTGGTGGCGGTGGGCACTAAAATGCCTGCTTGGGTCACCACCGGTTTTCAGGAATACCAACGCCGTTTTCCTAGAGATTTACCTTTGGAGCTCATCGAAATTAGCGCCGGTAAACGGGGTAAAAACGCAGATATCGAGCGTATTTTACAGCGTGAAGGGGAGCAAATGCTGGCGGCTGTGTCTAAGTCTGCTTGCATCGTGACCTTGGATATTCCTGGCCGACCCTGGACAACGCCCCAATTAGCCGGTGAGCTTGAACGCTGGCAAATGGACGGGCGTGATGTGGCGATTTTAATTGGTGGGCCCGAAGGCTTGTCGCCGGCGTGTAAAGCCGCCGCCGAACAATCTTGGTCTTTATCCACCTTGACCCTGCCCCATCCCTTGGTACGAGTAGTTGCAGCCGAAAGTCTGTATCGCGCGTGGAGCGTTAATAACAACCACCCCTACCACCGAGAATAAGCATGGCAAAGTCGCAGGTAAAGATGCGCGATCATGGCGCCGAGTCCTCTTTGTACTGGCGCCGTGCCGTCATTGCCTTTGTCGGCATTATGGTATTGATGGGCGTGTTACTCGCCAATCTCTATCATCTGCAAATTATTCAACATCAAAGCTACCAAACCCGCTCTAATGATAACCGCATTAAAGTGGTGCCTGTGCCCCCCACCCGTGGTCTTATCTACGATCGCAACGGTGTGTTATTGGCAGAAAACCGGCCCATTTACAGCCTAGAAATTACGCCCGAACAAGCCCCCGATTTAGAGCAAAACGTCGATCAATTGATTGCGTTACTTGAGCTGGATCCACAAGTCAAAGATCGCTTTCTCACCGAAGTCCGTCGCCAACGGCGCTTTACGCCCGTGGTACTGGTTAACCGCCTAGATGAAGCCCAAGTGGCGCGCTTTAGCATTAACCAGCATAAATTCCCCGGTGCTTCTATTGAGGCCTATCTAAAGCGTTTTTATCCCTATCGCGATACCTTTACCCATGTGATTGGTTATGTAGCGCGCATTAACGATAAAGACGTGGCGCGCCTAAAAGCCGATAACAAGTTCGCTAACTACGCCTCCACCCAAGACATTGGCAAGCTAGGCGTGGAGCGTTATTACGAAGACATGTTGCATGGCCAAACTGGCTATCAAGAAGTGGAAGTGAACAACCGTGGGCGGGTGATCCGCACCCTAAAATATCAGCCACCGATCCCGGGTAATGATATTTATCTGAACGTAGACGTAGCGCTGCAGCAAAAAGCACAAAAGCTGATGGGTAATAGGCGCGGTGCCGCCGTGATCATGACGCCGCAAGACGGCAAGATTTTGGCTTTGATCTCCAGCCCCAGTTACGATCCTAATCTTTTCGTGCATGGCATCAGTGGCCCTGAATATCGCGAGCTGCTGAATAACCCAGACCGGCCGTTGATCAATCGCGCCAGCCAAGGTATTTATGCGCCCGCCTCCACCGTGAAACCTATGTTGGCGGTGATGGGCTTAAACGAAGGGGTGTTTACACCGAATACCCGTTTCTTTGGTGGACCTTTTTTTCAAATCCCCAATACCAAACATAAGTTTCGCGACTGGCGGCGCTGGGGCCATGGCTGGATGGATGTGTACCGCGCCATCGAAATTTCTGCCGATACCTTTTTCTATGACTTGGCCTATAAAGCCGGCATCGACACCCTGCACGATTACATGACCCAGTTTGGCTTTGGCCAATTTTCTGGCATAGATCTGCACGAAGAAGCCAACGGCACTATGCCCTCGCGGGATTGGAAACGCAGCCGTCATAAGCAAGCTTGGTATCAAGGCGACACCATTTCGGTGGGCATTGGCCAAGGCTACTGGTCGGCCACCCCGCTGCAATTGGCTCGCGCCACCACTATTTTGGTGGATCACGGTGAAACCATACATCCCAGATTGTTACACGCCATTGGCACCCCTGAGGGCATGATTGCCATGCCCATCAGTAAAGGTGAGCCGATTGTGGTCAAACACGACAGCTACTGGAATGTAGCCTTGTCAGGCATGCACAGAGTTATCAATGGCCGAGAAGGCACGGCTCGTCGCGCCTTTGCCAACACCCCTTATACGGCGGCAGGCAAGTCAGGCACGGCACAGGTATTTAGCTTGGCCGAAAACCAACAATATGATCATGCCTCCACCAAAGAGCATTTACGTGATAACGCACTGTTTGTGGCTTACGCCCCTTATGAAAATCCTGAGGTGGTGGTGTCTGTGGTATTAGAAAACATCGGCGGCGGCAGTACTCACGCCGCTCCCGTGGCCCGCTCATTACTCGACTTATATATGCTCCCCGATAAAGAGCCGGTGATCGGTGATGAGAGCAGTGAGGAGCAAGATTAATGGGTAAACATCATGAGCGCCGCCAGTTAGGGGAGATATTGCACCTAGACTGGCCATTATTTTTGGCCTTGCTGAGCTTATTAAGCGCCAGTCTAGTGATTTTATATTCGGCCTCCGGTGAAGACGCCGACGCCCTATTGCGCCAAGGCACGCGCATCGGTTTATCGCTCGTGATCATGTTGGGCTTGGGGCAAATGCCACCCAGCTTTTATGCTCGTTGGTCGCCGCCGGTGTTTATTTTCGGCGTGATACTGCTGGTATTAGTGATGCTGGTGGGGGATGTGGGCAAAGGCGCCCAGCGCTGGCTAGAAGTGGGCAGCATTCGCTTTCAGCCCTCAGAAATAATGAAGCTGGTGATGCCAATGATGATCGCCACCTATATTAGCCGCTACCCCTTGCCCCCTAGCCTGCTGCGGGTATTTTTAGCGCTGGCCATGGTAATGGTGCCGACCCTGCTTATTGCGCGCCAGCCAGATTTGGGCACCTCATTATTGGTGGCGGCCTCCGGGTTTTTTGTAATTTTTTTAGCGGGTTTATCCTGGCGCTTAATAGTGGCGGCTATGGTAGCCATCGCTGCCTTTATACCGCCGCTGTGGTTTTTCTTGATGCACGACTACCAAAAGCGACGAGTTCTGACTTTGCTTAATCCAGAGACGGATCCGCTGGGCGCCGGTTATCATATCATTCAGTCCAAGATTGCTATCGGCTCTGGCGGCTTGTGGGGCAAGGGCTGGCTGCAAGGCACCCAATCTCAGCTGGAGTTTTTGCCCGAGCGCCATACGGATTTCATCTTTGCAGTGCTCGCCGAAGAGTTCGGCTTAGTTGGCGTTTGCTTACTGGTGCTGTTATACCTCTTCATTATTTGGCGCGGCCTGTATATTTCCATGCAAGCACAAGGCGCTTTTCCGCGACTGGTGGGCGGCGCCATCACCCTGACCTTCTTTGTCTATGTGTTCGTTAATATCGGCATGGTCAGCGGTTTGTTACCCGTAGTAGGTGTGCCTTTACCGCTGATCAGCTACGGCGGCACCTCCATGGTGACGCTGATGGCCGGCTTTGGCATCTTAATGTCCGTGCATACTCATAAACGCCTATTGGCTAAATAAAAGGATTATAAAATGCGTTTTGCTCTTCTTTCCGCTGCTCTCTTGCTTACCCCCGCAGCCATGGCACAAGACACAAACTCAGAACAAGCAGCCTGGATTGATCAATTAGCCAGCAAATTTGAGATACCCGCCAGTGAGCTGAATGCCGCCCTTGGCCAGGCTACTTATCAGCAGTCTATTATCGATGCCATGACCCGCCCCGCTGAAGCTAAGCCGTGGAGCCAATATCGCCCTATCTTCTTAACCGAGAAGCGCATTAATGACGGCGTAAAATTTTGGCACGATCATAAAGAGTTGTTAGATCAAGCCGTTGAAACCTCAAAAGTACCGGCTGAGATCATCACTGCCATTATTGGCGTAGAAACCTCCTATGGCGCCAACATGGGCAGCTATAAAGTGTTGGATGCGCTTTATACCTTGGGCTTTCATTACCCGCCCCGTGGCGAGTTTTTCCGCTCGGAGTTTGGCCATTACTTAGCACTGGCCAAAGAACAAGGCTGGGATTTAGATAGCCAAAAAGGCTCCTACGCCGGTGCCATGGGCATGGGCCAGTTTATTTCTTCTAGCTATCGCCACTATGCGATTGATGCGGACTCTGATGGCGTGCGCAACTTATTTGTGGCTGACGACGCCGTGGGCAGCGTGGGTAACTACTTTAATGAGCACCACTGGCAGTTAGGCGAAGACGTGGCGTATCCCGCAACAGTGAGTGCTGCCAATGTGGCAGCGGCAGAGGCCTTAATCGAGCCCACTCTTGAAATTAACCACAACTGGGCCGAGTTTGTGGCCGCCGGTATCGTTATTGATTCACAGCTGGATGCCCAGACACCTGTTAAGCTGATTAAGCTAGATGGCGTCGACGGCCCCGAATACTGGGTAGTGAGACATAATTTTTATGTGATAACCCGTTATAATCGCAGTCCTTTATACGCCATGGCGGTTTATCAACTGAGTGAGCAGCTCAAAAATGCCTATGAAAAATCTTTATAAAGCGCTGTTGCCATTGAGCGTGCTAGTGCTGACAGCCTGCAGCTCTAGCTCTGAGTCGCCGATGGAAAAAGCCGAGCAGAAAAAGCATGGCACCCACAGCACAGGTAAGGCTAAAGGTGAAGTTAGAGACGCCCGCTGGCATAAAGAAACCGCCGGCGGACGCTATAGCTTGCGCCAAGATGTGCCACCGGAAGATGCGCCTAAGCTCGATCATGTAAAAGACGCCGTGCCCCGCTATGAGCCCTATACGCGTGGCGGTAATAAGAATTACAATGTGTGGGGCCAAGACTACGAGGTGTGGCAAGACGTACAAAATTACCGAGATGAGGGCTTAGCTTCTTGGTATGGCGCCAAGTTTCATGGTTTTAATACCTCAAACGGCGAGGTGTACGATATGTACACCATGACAGCAGCCCATAAAAACTTGCCGCTGCCCTCGTTTGTGCGCGTCACCAACAAAGAAAACGGCAAGCAGGTAGTGGTACGGGTTAACGACCGTGGGCCCTTTCACGAAGGCCGCGTGATTGACTTATCCTACGCCGCCGCTTATAAGCTCGGCATGTTGGCCACCGGTACCGCTTCGGTCAAGGTGGAGCTGATCAAAATGGCGCCGAACGGTAAAGAAGTCCGTTTGGCCCAGAACGGCAGTGGTAATGTGCTCAATGGCCGCCCCGTTAGTGGTAATCAACTGTATGGCACTAAAGCTGAAGGCACCAGCATCGCGAAAACTGCCCCGACCCAAGTAAAAAGTCAGGTTGCCAGCAGTAAGCCGGTGGTCAGCACGCAAGTAGTACAGGCTCCGCAGGCGGGTAGCGCCACTGCCAAGCACATACAATTAATGGCCACCCGCTCACCGGATAAAGCCAAAGAGCTGGCCGCTAAATTGAGCAAAGAGTATGGCTTTCCGGCGCGTGTAGAGCGCCAGTCCGAATGGTATCGCTTACAAATGGGCCCCATTCCGGGCAATAAAACACAAGCGACCTTAAGCAAGCTGGTCGCCCAAGGATATGCTCAAGCTTATTTTATAAATTAAGCGTTGAGCCTGTTAACTGAAATTTTTAGCCCTTTGGCTTTTTAACTAATTTTTAGTTTTTTACAAACACCGGCTTTTTTGGCCTACACAGATAGGGTTCTCACAGACGTTATGCGCATGCTCACTCCTCTTGCTACTTTATTACTGGCCGCCACGGTTTCTGTTTCGAGCCAGGCACAAATTCTTTCTCCACCCAGTGTGGCGCCCATGATCCCCGAGGCACCGGCGATTGCAGCTAAGTCTTATCTATTAATGGATTACGCCAGCGGCCAAGTGCTGGTCTCTGAAAATGCGGACGAAAAACTGCCACCGGCCAGTTTAACTAAGATGATGACCTCCTACATTTTGGCGCAAGCGCTGAAAGA is a window of Oceanisphaera sp. IT1-181 DNA encoding:
- the leuS gene encoding leucine--tRNA ligase, producing MQEQYIPQNIEPKVQGLWADQQTFKATEQADKEKFYCLSMFPYPSGRLHMGHVRNYTIGDVISRYQRLQGKNVMQPIGWDAFGLPAENAAINNKTSPAPWTYENIDYMKNQLKRLGFGYDWSREFATCDPEYYRWEQWFFTKLYDQGLVYKKTSSVNWCPNDETVLANEQVNDGCCWRCDSPVERKEIPQWFIKITDYADELLSELDNLNEWPEQVKAMQRNWIGRSEGVTLTFKVSEQDQSFDVYTTRPDTLYGVTYVGIAAGHPLAAQAAANNPALSAFVDECKHNSKVAEADMATMDKKGMATGLYAEHPLTGKLVPIWVANFVLMDYGSGAVMSVPAHDERDFEFAKLYGLNIIPVIKPADGTELDISKEAFTEQGVLFNSEQFDGLEFQAAFDAIADTLIEKKLGQRTVNYRLRDWGVSRQRYWGAPIPMLTLEDGSVVAVPEADLPVILPEDVVMDGIQSPIKADPEWAKTTYNGQPALRETDTFDTFMESSWYYARYCSPDYDKGMLDPEKANYWLPVDQYIGGIEHACMHLLYARFFHKLLRDTGLVTSDEPFKRLLCQGMVLADAFYHTDEKGARTWVSPLDVNIERDEKGRIQKAQDASGHELVHTGMTKMSKSKNNGIDPQTMIDKYGADTVRLFMMFAAPADMTLEWSDSGVEGAQRFIKRLWRLVFEHQALGSVAELDIASLSGEQKALRRDVHKTIAKVSDDIGRRQTFNTAIAAVMELMNKLTKIDNTDAQNRALLQEALVAITVMLHPIIPHTCFELWQALGQQDIDHAPWPVVDAQALVEDEKLVVVQVNGKVRGKITVAADADQEAVSAIAQADENVSRHLTDKTVRKVIYIPGKLLNIVAN
- the lptE gene encoding LPS assembly lipoprotein LptE, whose translation is MFTSIKATALVLLTLLLVGCGFQLRGGENLAPELRQLALVGDDKSQFYRLVAARLQRAGAVLVSPGSGAPILSITGVGLSNTVASVNSQVAALEYASRFGTRFTLDMPDESRQVFNVTFNRSFLDKSAQALASSREQKQLHEQMEREAAEQIVRQLNRLSF
- the holA gene encoding DNA polymerase III subunit delta; protein product: MRLYPEKLAQHLKAGLAPCYFIYGDEPLLKQEALDLLRHTARGQGFDERLRFDADQGLDWDEIFAASQSLSLFSQRQIIELQLPEKLDKTASERLRELLKQCHPDLLLLITGPKLNQQQQKGAWFTALSSAGPVIPVATPEGPHFARWLSQRLQQNRLQVEAEGVRWLAFAFEGNLLALSGEIEKLVLQNLPQPLTLALLQQQVQPHHQFNPFQLFDPLLEGKVKRGCRILLQLRAEGIDAGMLCHLLARELNALLQMQLGLSAGQSFSQLASELRIWSSRQNLVQSALNRLPLAKLQQLQSMLAAADVAVASFDDDEAWRWLYSICIGFLDEKMMGICP
- the nadD gene encoding nicotinate-nucleotide adenylyltransferase; translation: MNNAIGLLGGTFDPIHVGHLRPAIALLERLNLSEVRLIPNYIPPHKATPDSSPEHRLAMVQLAAGQTTGLVVDERELKRNRPSYTLDTLKELRAELPDTPLCFLMGMDSLCQLDQWHGWQQLLDYAHLVVSHRPGWQPDFNANISAVVKAHATSDPEQLSRQLSGCIYLFDNPQLDISSTLIRNCVKEGNNPQYLLPEPVLNYIRDKGLYQLPVL
- the rsfS gene encoding ribosome silencing factor; this encodes MQGKELYDFIVDKLDDSKALDIQVLDVVGKSTITDCMIVCSGTSSRHVNAIAERIVMDAKQANLTFLSMQGKDTGEWVLVDLGDVIIHVMQDETRNLYELEKLWGGPTVGASA
- the rlmH gene encoding 23S rRNA (pseudouridine(1915)-N(3))-methyltransferase RlmH, encoding MKIQLVAVGTKMPAWVTTGFQEYQRRFPRDLPLELIEISAGKRGKNADIERILQREGEQMLAAVSKSACIVTLDIPGRPWTTPQLAGELERWQMDGRDVAILIGGPEGLSPACKAAAEQSWSLSTLTLPHPLVRVVAAESLYRAWSVNNNHPYHRE
- the mrdA gene encoding penicillin-binding protein 2; translated protein: MAKSQVKMRDHGAESSLYWRRAVIAFVGIMVLMGVLLANLYHLQIIQHQSYQTRSNDNRIKVVPVPPTRGLIYDRNGVLLAENRPIYSLEITPEQAPDLEQNVDQLIALLELDPQVKDRFLTEVRRQRRFTPVVLVNRLDEAQVARFSINQHKFPGASIEAYLKRFYPYRDTFTHVIGYVARINDKDVARLKADNKFANYASTQDIGKLGVERYYEDMLHGQTGYQEVEVNNRGRVIRTLKYQPPIPGNDIYLNVDVALQQKAQKLMGNRRGAAVIMTPQDGKILALISSPSYDPNLFVHGISGPEYRELLNNPDRPLINRASQGIYAPASTVKPMLAVMGLNEGVFTPNTRFFGGPFFQIPNTKHKFRDWRRWGHGWMDVYRAIEISADTFFYDLAYKAGIDTLHDYMTQFGFGQFSGIDLHEEANGTMPSRDWKRSRHKQAWYQGDTISVGIGQGYWSATPLQLARATTILVDHGETIHPRLLHAIGTPEGMIAMPISKGEPIVVKHDSYWNVALSGMHRVINGREGTARRAFANTPYTAAGKSGTAQVFSLAENQQYDHASTKEHLRDNALFVAYAPYENPEVVVSVVLENIGGGSTHAAPVARSLLDLYMLPDKEPVIGDESSEEQD
- the rodA gene encoding rod shape-determining protein RodA, which produces MGKHHERRQLGEILHLDWPLFLALLSLLSASLVILYSASGEDADALLRQGTRIGLSLVIMLGLGQMPPSFYARWSPPVFIFGVILLVLVMLVGDVGKGAQRWLEVGSIRFQPSEIMKLVMPMMIATYISRYPLPPSLLRVFLALAMVMVPTLLIARQPDLGTSLLVAASGFFVIFLAGLSWRLIVAAMVAIAAFIPPLWFFLMHDYQKRRVLTLLNPETDPLGAGYHIIQSKIAIGSGGLWGKGWLQGTQSQLEFLPERHTDFIFAVLAEEFGLVGVCLLVLLYLFIIWRGLYISMQAQGAFPRLVGGAITLTFFVYVFVNIGMVSGLLPVVGVPLPLISYGGTSMVTLMAGFGILMSVHTHKRLLAK
- the mltB gene encoding lytic murein transglycosylase B produces the protein MRFALLSAALLLTPAAMAQDTNSEQAAWIDQLASKFEIPASELNAALGQATYQQSIIDAMTRPAEAKPWSQYRPIFLTEKRINDGVKFWHDHKELLDQAVETSKVPAEIITAIIGVETSYGANMGSYKVLDALYTLGFHYPPRGEFFRSEFGHYLALAKEQGWDLDSQKGSYAGAMGMGQFISSSYRHYAIDADSDGVRNLFVADDAVGSVGNYFNEHHWQLGEDVAYPATVSAANVAAAEALIEPTLEINHNWAEFVAAGIVIDSQLDAQTPVKLIKLDGVDGPEYWVVRHNFYVITRYNRSPLYAMAVYQLSEQLKNAYEKSL
- a CDS encoding septal ring lytic transglycosylase RlpA family protein, with protein sequence MPMKNLYKALLPLSVLVLTACSSSSESPMEKAEQKKHGTHSTGKAKGEVRDARWHKETAGGRYSLRQDVPPEDAPKLDHVKDAVPRYEPYTRGGNKNYNVWGQDYEVWQDVQNYRDEGLASWYGAKFHGFNTSNGEVYDMYTMTAAHKNLPLPSFVRVTNKENGKQVVVRVNDRGPFHEGRVIDLSYAAAYKLGMLATGTASVKVELIKMAPNGKEVRLAQNGSGNVLNGRPVSGNQLYGTKAEGTSIAKTAPTQVKSQVASSKPVVSTQVVQAPQAGSATAKHIQLMATRSPDKAKELAAKLSKEYGFPARVERQSEWYRLQMGPIPGNKTQATLSKLVAQGYAQAYFIN